One Vibrio rumoiensis genomic window, GGGTAGTTAAAGGTTCCTCCGACTAAAATACCTTGGTTAGTGTTGTCATTATAAGTGCCATAGTTTTTATAAAGGTTATGTAAGATATTATTTGCCGCGAGGAAATAGCGCTCGCGTAATTCTGGTGTAGGGGCGAGTTCTGCAAGCACTAAAAGCCCGCTTGCGGCACAAGCGCCGGCAGAAGTATCTCGAGGCGTTTCTGGTGTAATAGGGGCTCTAAAATCCCAATATGGTACAGAATCTTCCGCTAAATGTTCAATGAAGAAATCCGCGGTTCTCATTGCAGCTTCTAAATAACGATCTTCTTTTGTGTGTTGATAGCTTAATGCAAAACCATGCACTGCCCATGAAGCCCCACGGCTCCAAGCTGAATCTTGATTGTAGCCTTGTCCGCCATGATATTGTTTTACTTTGCCTGAAAAGCAATCGAACTCAACCATATGTCTTACCGACCCATCTTCACGAATAAATTCCTTGAGCACGGTGTCGGCATGAGCCATTGCAATCAACTTAAATCTAGGTGCATCTAATTGTTCAGCAGCCCAATATAGAATAGGTAGGTTCATCATACTATCGATGATGCTTAATCCTTTTGGATCAGCAGAATTAACATCATTTTTATTCCATGCAGTTAAGAAACGACCATTGATATTAAAGCGACTAGCGAGGTGACTGGCGGCTCTTAATGCACGAGTTTTTGATTCTTCGTTACCTAGTAAATCATAATGTTTTATTGACGTAAGTTGCCACATGAAGCCGACATCATGATGAATATTAACGAACTCATCCAGAGGGCCGTCCATGATCAACTCACGATCTATCGCCATGTCTTTAAAAGTAGAGTAGCTTTCTTTTTCATATAATAGCCATAATAATCCAGGCCAAAACCCCACGACCCAACCCCAAGGTCTGTCTGTATCACTATATATGCCATTTGTTGTCATAGCTGGAAAGTTAACAGACATCTCTTCACTTGTTGACTTCACTTTCTCAAATGTATCAGTCCAAGCTTTGTTAGCCCATAAAATATTATCTTTCATTGGATACCTTTAGTATTGAATTAGATGACTTTTAAGCCAGAATAAATTGCCCCTAACCCTGCGATTACGCATAAGATTAAAGAGAGATTACGCACTACTTTTTGGGAAAGACGGTGCATGACACGTATCGCTAATTTATGCCCTGCATAACCAGCTGGTATCAAAGGAAGTGCTAATAAAACATGTTTGATACTCATATAACCTATAGGAATTTGAACGAGTAAAGACAATGCAGAACTCATTAAAAAGAATGCGGCTAGGTTTGAGCGAATAAGCTCTACTTTTTGATGTTG contains:
- a CDS encoding AGE family epimerase/isomerase; this translates as MKDNILWANKAWTDTFEKVKSTSEEMSVNFPAMTTNGIYSDTDRPWGWVVGFWPGLLWLLYEKESYSTFKDMAIDRELIMDGPLDEFVNIHHDVGFMWQLTSIKHYDLLGNEESKTRALRAASHLASRFNINGRFLTAWNKNDVNSADPKGLSIIDSMMNLPILYWAAEQLDAPRFKLIAMAHADTVLKEFIREDGSVRHMVEFDCFSGKVKQYHGGQGYNQDSAWSRGASWAVHGFALSYQHTKEDRYLEAAMRTADFFIEHLAEDSVPYWDFRAPITPETPRDTSAGACAASGLLVLAELAPTPELRERYFLAANNILHNLYKNYGTYNDNTNQGILVGGTFNYPKGLGINCSLIYGDYYFVEGLYRLKNKLESM